TGATTTATCGGCAGAATTATTTTGAATCGTTCTGCCGGCAACTTATTCTGCGACAAATTTTCAGAATTTTATTCTAACTTTGAGCGCCTTATGGCGCTAATCAACGCGAATGGCCGATCATGCTTTTTGAGTCGCGTTTATTCGCGGTTGGAGATTGGGAAAGTTGTTTAGCCGTCGATCCTTAGTGAAAACGCCACAACGGTTGCGGCTGAAGTGTTGTATTTGCAAAAGTTCCTTTAAAAAAAATGGGCGAATAACTTGCGAGAGTTATTCGCCTTTGCATTTGTTCATCTGCCCGGCTGATTAAAACTTGCGCGACCATTCCTTCGGCCAGCGCTCCACCACAACCTTCGTTTGCGTGAAGAATTCCACGCCGTGCCGGCCTTGCGCGTGCAAATCACCGAAGAAGCTTTCCTTCCAGCCGCTGAACGGGAAGAACGCCATGGGCGCGGCCACGCCGAGATTGATGCCGATATTGCCGACTTGCGCCTCGTAGCGAAATTTGCGCGCCGCCGAGCCGCTGTTGGTGAACAAACACGCCATGTTGCCGTGCGCGCCGCGATTCACCAGGGCAATCGCCTCGTCGATGGTTTCCACGTGCATCATGCTCAACACCGGGCCAAAAATTTCCGTGGCTGCCACTTCGCTTTGCGGCGGAACATCCTGCAAAATCGTGGGCCGCACGAAATTGCCGTTTTCATATTTTGAGATTTTGGGGCGGCGACCGTCGATTAAAACCTTCGCGCCTTCACTCGCGCCTTTCGCAATTAAACTCTCCACCCGCTCACGGCTTTGCTTTGAAATCACCGGGCCCATTTGCACGCCTTCTTCCAGTCCATAACTCACCACGCGCGTACGCGCGGTTTCCGCGATCGCTTCCGTGAATGGTTTGCGCGCCGCGCCCACGGTAATCGCCACCGAGGCCGCCAGGCAACGTTGCCCGGCGCAGCCGAATGCGCTGTCCGCCGTGATGCGCGTCGTCATCTCCAGATCCGCGTCCGGCAAAACGATGAGGGGATTCTTGGCGCCGCCCTGGCATTGCGCGCGTTTGCCGTTGGCCGAAGC
The nucleotide sequence above comes from Cytophagia bacterium CHB2. Encoded proteins:
- a CDS encoding CoA-acylating methylmalonate-semialdehyde dehydrogenase; translation: MSANHKLQNYINGEWRKSSATEYLDVLNPATAEILGQVPLSPAAEVEQAAQAAQTAYLQWRTTPPTERIQYLFKLKNLLEENLDDISRTITMECGKTLEESRAEMRRTIENVEVACGIPMMMQGQILEDIASGIDEMMIRQPVGVCAAIAPFNFPAMICFWFMPYALACGNTFIMKPSEKVPLTMQKIFHLLEQTGLPKGVVSLVNGSKAAVDAILDHPAIRAISFVGSTPVARYIYSRASANGKRAQCQGGAKNPLIVLPDADLEMTTRITADSAFGCAGQRCLAASVAITVGAARKPFTEAIAETARTRVVSYGLEEGVQMGPVISKQSRERVESLIAKGASEGAKVLIDGRRPKISKYENGNFVRPTILQDVPPQSEVAATEIFGPVLSMMHVETIDEAIALVNRGAHGNMACLFTNSGSAARKFRYEAQVGNIGINLGVAAPMAFFPFSGWKESFFGDLHAQGRHGVEFFTQTKVVVERWPKEWSRKF